One window from the genome of Labilithrix sp. encodes:
- a CDS encoding cobalamin-dependent protein (Presence of a B(12) (cobalamin)-binding domain implies dependence on cobalamin itself, in one of its several forms, or in some unusual lineages, dependence on a cobalamin-like analog.), protein MTARRDRPRALLVWPGGLFGGGANFGVPQILAMASAMKAAAGVDVDVVDLDIERAFGPVDLARLTAPGYDLVGIACYSSYDYLKVVELARRVRALLPKAWLVTGGYHASARPADFEGTAFDYVVVGDGEGPMARLASALETGRRPLLRVLGPEAVADPGKMPPVDWTLLDRYRPVARSVAAQAEIYLSRGCPYDCAFCMERAKRDTSWRALEPLQAVEEMHRLDRFLDLSRWTLFIADALFGMKTAWRRTFLEALAARPIRARKVWLLVRIDLLEREDIALMARANVAPGFGLESGDPEQVRRIRKVGRLSDYLDQMMRVAGWARELDVPWGANVIVGHPGETERSIRTTVKYLERLFLGPGGTTGFLSVDPFRLYPGSPIDEEFADWQASTGVRVKRYPWWHDGDQDFLSEWVDPSHDLDFRRCLALRHELFRPLVAGIAKAFCYGGPAPDYFRRAIAEQIDLVRPEKEARTLGLDRLWSTLLDDAEPARIEDDAAFARASRAARAELYGAEEDAVARALVEVPRERFVPIDALPEVHRDRALALDDSGLATVSAFHAYAAAFRALELGADDELVDLGGGSGYGAALAARVARAVTTIEIDPTLSAVARAQCPSNVHVVAGDAHDVALWRGARKVVAGFDVGAIPAAWLEALAPGGRLVAPAGGQLVVVDKDADGAIARRALGPVVYVRDRSERALQHEGADAHGR, encoded by the coding sequence ATGACCGCGCGCCGCGACCGGCCGCGCGCGCTCCTCGTCTGGCCGGGCGGTCTCTTCGGCGGCGGCGCGAACTTCGGCGTGCCGCAGATCCTCGCGATGGCGAGCGCGATGAAGGCCGCCGCCGGCGTCGACGTGGACGTCGTCGACCTCGACATCGAGCGCGCGTTCGGGCCGGTCGACCTCGCGCGCCTCACCGCGCCGGGCTACGACCTCGTCGGCATCGCGTGTTACTCGTCGTACGACTACCTCAAGGTCGTCGAGCTCGCGCGCCGCGTCCGCGCGCTCCTCCCGAAGGCCTGGCTCGTGACCGGCGGCTACCACGCGAGCGCGCGCCCCGCCGACTTCGAAGGGACCGCGTTCGACTACGTCGTCGTCGGCGACGGGGAGGGGCCGATGGCGCGCCTCGCGTCCGCGCTCGAGACCGGGCGGCGCCCGCTCCTCCGCGTCCTCGGCCCCGAGGCGGTCGCGGACCCCGGCAAGATGCCCCCCGTCGACTGGACGCTCCTCGATCGCTACCGGCCGGTCGCGCGCAGCGTCGCGGCGCAGGCCGAGATCTACCTCTCGCGCGGCTGTCCCTACGACTGTGCATTCTGCATGGAACGCGCGAAGCGAGACACCTCGTGGCGCGCGCTCGAGCCGCTCCAGGCGGTGGAGGAGATGCACCGCCTCGATCGGTTCCTCGATCTGTCGCGCTGGACGCTGTTCATCGCCGACGCGCTCTTCGGGATGAAGACGGCGTGGCGGCGCACGTTCCTCGAGGCGCTCGCGGCGCGGCCGATCCGCGCGCGCAAGGTCTGGCTCCTCGTCCGGATCGACCTCCTCGAGCGCGAGGACATCGCGCTGATGGCGCGCGCGAACGTGGCGCCCGGGTTCGGCCTCGAGTCGGGCGATCCGGAGCAGGTCCGCCGCATCCGCAAGGTCGGCCGCCTCTCGGACTACCTCGATCAGATGATGCGCGTCGCGGGGTGGGCGCGGGAGCTCGACGTGCCGTGGGGCGCGAACGTCATCGTGGGCCACCCCGGCGAGACGGAGCGGTCGATCCGCACCACCGTGAAGTACCTCGAGCGGCTCTTCCTCGGGCCCGGCGGGACGACCGGCTTCCTCTCCGTCGATCCGTTCCGGCTCTACCCCGGCTCGCCGATCGACGAGGAGTTCGCGGACTGGCAGGCGTCCACCGGCGTGCGCGTGAAGCGCTACCCGTGGTGGCACGACGGCGATCAGGACTTCCTCTCCGAGTGGGTCGATCCCTCGCACGACCTCGACTTCCGCCGCTGCCTCGCGCTCCGTCACGAGCTGTTTCGTCCGCTCGTCGCCGGCATCGCGAAGGCGTTCTGCTACGGCGGACCCGCGCCCGACTACTTCCGCCGCGCGATCGCCGAGCAGATCGACCTCGTGCGTCCGGAGAAGGAGGCGCGCACGCTCGGCCTCGATCGACTCTGGTCGACGTTGCTCGATGACGCGGAGCCGGCGCGGATCGAGGACGACGCCGCGTTCGCGCGCGCCTCGCGGGCCGCGCGGGCGGAGCTCTACGGCGCGGAGGAGGACGCGGTCGCGCGGGCGCTCGTCGAGGTGCCGCGCGAGCGGTTCGTCCCGATCGACGCGCTGCCGGAGGTGCATCGCGATCGCGCGCTCGCGCTCGACGACTCGGGGCTCGCGACGGTGTCCGCGTTCCACGCCTACGCCGCCGCGTTCCGCGCGCTCGAGCTCGGCGCGGACGACGAGCTCGTCGACCTCGGCGGCGGCAGCGGCTACGGCGCCGCGCTGGCGGCGCGCGTCGCGCGGGCGGTGACGACGATCGAGATCGACCCGACCCTCTCCGCGGTCGCGCGCGCGCAGTGCCCGAGCAACGTGCACGTCGTCGCGGGCGACGCGCACGACGTCGCGCTCTGGCGCGGCGCGCGGAAGGTCGTCGCCGGCTTCGACGTCGGCGCGATCCCCGCGGCGTGGCTCGAAGCGCTCGCGCCCGGCGGCCGCCTCGTCGCGCCGGCGGGCGGCCAGCTCGTCGTCGTCGACAAGGACGCGGACGGCGCGATCGCGCGCCGGGCGCTCGGCCCCGTCGTCTACGTCCGCGATCGCTCAGAACGCGCGCTTCAGCATGAAGGAGCCGATGCCCACGGGCGCTAG
- a CDS encoding radical SAM protein: MRPKVYSVAIEVTAHCQQKCDYCYNAWREDNGAGMEAGAQKKLHARVEKVLSAIEVDHVTITGGEPFARKDIFELLDLVRAQKVGIQIISNGGLIDDAIATRLAPYQVSYVQCTLDGPNAELHDAHVGGKGHFDKTIAGIAAMKRAGVPVVGCTVITRKNAARLGEIIALFRSLGVRHMALSRFSPAGYAARHAAELLPSRDDLLVAFRQAIPFAKLADDPMRFTCTMPVPPCAVEVEELAPLEFGTCAIGTKYQEFALGPDGRLRHCTLHGSALGGDRDVLETDVAAIVTGSEVRDYKRTLPEFCAGCSHASSCGGGCGAASEWVLGARDVPDPFVWQHVDDEFGARLEHERKKKPIRLEVIR, encoded by the coding sequence ATGCGGCCGAAGGTCTACTCCGTCGCGATCGAGGTCACCGCGCACTGCCAGCAGAAGTGCGACTACTGCTACAACGCGTGGCGCGAGGACAACGGCGCCGGGATGGAGGCGGGCGCGCAGAAGAAGCTCCACGCGCGCGTCGAGAAGGTGCTCTCAGCGATCGAGGTCGACCACGTCACGATCACGGGCGGCGAGCCGTTCGCGCGGAAGGACATCTTCGAGCTGCTCGACCTCGTCCGCGCGCAGAAGGTCGGCATCCAGATCATCTCGAACGGCGGGCTCATCGACGACGCGATCGCGACGCGGCTCGCGCCGTACCAGGTCTCGTACGTGCAATGCACGCTCGACGGCCCGAACGCCGAGCTCCACGACGCGCACGTCGGCGGCAAGGGCCACTTCGACAAGACGATCGCCGGCATCGCGGCGATGAAGCGCGCGGGCGTGCCCGTCGTCGGGTGCACCGTCATCACGCGGAAGAACGCGGCGCGCCTCGGCGAGATCATCGCGCTCTTCCGCTCGCTCGGCGTCCGCCACATGGCGCTCTCGCGCTTCAGCCCGGCGGGCTACGCCGCGCGCCACGCCGCCGAGCTCCTGCCCTCGCGCGACGACCTCCTCGTCGCGTTCCGCCAGGCGATCCCGTTCGCCAAGCTCGCGGACGATCCGATGCGCTTCACCTGCACGATGCCGGTGCCGCCGTGCGCGGTGGAGGTCGAGGAGCTCGCGCCGCTCGAGTTCGGCACCTGCGCGATCGGGACCAAGTACCAGGAGTTCGCGCTCGGGCCCGACGGCCGCCTCCGTCATTGCACTCTGCATGGATCGGCGCTCGGCGGCGATCGCGACGTGCTCGAGACCGACGTCGCCGCGATCGTGACCGGGAGCGAGGTCCGCGACTACAAGCGGACGCTCCCGGAGTTCTGCGCCGGCTGCAGCCACGCGTCGTCGTGCGGCGGCGGCTGCGGCGCGGCCTCGGAGTGGGTGCTCGGCGCGCGCGACGTACCGGACCCGTTCGTCTGGCAGCACGTCGACGACGAGTTCGGCGCGCGCCTCGAGCACGAGCGCAAGAAGAAGCCGATCCGGCTCGAGGTGATCCGATGA
- a CDS encoding dihydroorotase, with the protein MQDLLVFRRVRAIDPARGLDAEIDVVVEKRLITRAGPRAAERLEADPSRMKVFDVAGALLFPGLVDIHAHLREPGQEYKEDIASGLAAAAAGGFTDVCAMPNTRPVNDSRAVTELLIHKARAIGGTRLHPIAAITIGQKGDQLTEMADLKDGGAVAVSDDGRCVTRSDVMRRALEYATTFDLPLIQHAEDHALTAGAEMHEGGVSTRLGLRGWPRVAEDVIVARDVILAEYVKAKYHVAHLSTLGAVRILREAKSRGITVTAEVTPHHLLLTDQKLIGYDTACKVNPPLREDADLLALREALADGTIDCIATDHAPHSPLEKDCPIDEAAPGMIGLELCLPLMLGLVDKGILPIARLVDALTRAPAKVVGIGAPTIAEGAPANLCFVDPARQWRVDPERLRTKSKNTPFLGHTMKGLVLATVVNGGVAFEHHDPKAS; encoded by the coding sequence ATGCAGGATCTCCTCGTGTTTCGTCGCGTGCGGGCGATCGATCCGGCGCGCGGGCTCGACGCCGAGATCGACGTCGTCGTCGAGAAGCGGCTCATCACCCGGGCCGGGCCGCGCGCGGCCGAGCGGCTCGAGGCGGATCCGAGCCGCATGAAGGTCTTCGATGTCGCAGGGGCGCTACTCTTCCCGGGGCTCGTCGACATCCACGCGCACCTCCGCGAGCCGGGTCAGGAGTACAAGGAGGACATCGCGAGCGGCCTCGCCGCCGCCGCCGCCGGCGGCTTCACCGACGTGTGCGCGATGCCGAACACGCGACCGGTGAACGACTCCCGCGCGGTGACGGAGCTCCTCATCCACAAGGCGCGGGCGATCGGCGGGACGCGCCTCCACCCCATCGCCGCGATCACGATCGGCCAGAAGGGCGATCAGCTCACGGAGATGGCGGACTTGAAGGACGGCGGCGCGGTCGCGGTGAGCGACGACGGCCGGTGCGTCACGCGGAGCGACGTCATGCGGCGCGCGCTCGAGTACGCGACGACGTTCGATCTTCCGCTCATCCAGCACGCCGAGGACCACGCGCTCACGGCGGGAGCGGAGATGCACGAGGGCGGCGTCTCGACGCGCCTCGGTCTCCGCGGCTGGCCGCGCGTCGCGGAGGACGTCATCGTCGCGCGCGACGTCATCCTCGCGGAGTACGTGAAGGCGAAGTACCACGTCGCGCACCTCTCCACGCTCGGCGCGGTCCGCATCCTCCGCGAGGCGAAGTCGCGCGGCATCACGGTGACGGCGGAGGTGACGCCGCACCACCTCCTCCTGACCGATCAGAAACTGATCGGCTACGACACCGCCTGCAAGGTGAACCCCCCGCTCCGCGAGGACGCCGACCTCCTCGCGCTCCGCGAGGCGCTCGCCGACGGCACGATCGACTGCATCGCGACCGATCACGCGCCGCACTCGCCGCTCGAGAAGGACTGCCCGATCGACGAAGCCGCGCCCGGGATGATCGGCCTCGAGCTGTGCCTGCCGCTCATGCTCGGCCTCGTCGACAAGGGGATCCTCCCCATCGCGCGGCTCGTCGACGCGCTGACGCGTGCGCCGGCGAAGGTCGTCGGCATCGGCGCGCCCACGATCGCGGAGGGCGCGCCGGCGAACCTGTGCTTCGTCGATCCGGCGCGACAGTGGCGCGTCGATCCGGAGCGCCTCCGCACGAAGAGCAAGAACACGCCGTTCCTCGGCCACACGATGAAGGGGCTCGTGCTCGCGACGGTCGTGAACGGCGGCGTCGCGTTCGAGCACCACGATCCGAAAGCATCATGA
- the carA gene encoding glutamine-hydrolyzing carbamoyl-phosphate synthase small subunit, with protein MSDPTKSERIHLVLADGAVFPGEPYGARGTTVGEAVFTTTMTGYQEVLTDPSYKGQIVTMTAPEIGNVGVNALDAESVDGKPHVAGFVLRDASPVASSWRAEQTLDAYLAESGVVAITGVDTRKLTRHLRDHGSQNCAVGPEPIEALRKKAREAPDMSGSDLVKLVTPKERYAFADGRGAWNVDPKGERKRFRVVAIDYGVKKNILRCLVDTGCDVTVVPASTSAADVLALSPDGVFLSNGPGDPAAVSYAVETIKGLLGKKPLFGICLGHQLLALALGGKTYKLKFGHRGANQPVKDLATGRIEITTQNHGFCVDLASLPSSVVSTHVHLNDGTSEGLAAKDLGAFSVQYHPEAAAGPHDSLYLFERFRESMATKH; from the coding sequence ATGAGCGATCCCACGAAGAGCGAACGGATTCACCTCGTCCTCGCCGACGGCGCCGTCTTCCCGGGCGAGCCGTACGGCGCGCGCGGCACCACGGTCGGCGAGGCGGTCTTCACGACGACGATGACGGGCTACCAGGAGGTCCTCACCGATCCGTCGTACAAGGGCCAGATCGTCACGATGACGGCGCCCGAGATCGGCAACGTCGGCGTCAACGCGCTCGACGCGGAGTCGGTCGACGGCAAGCCGCACGTCGCGGGCTTCGTCCTGCGCGACGCGTCGCCGGTCGCGTCGAGCTGGCGCGCGGAGCAGACGCTCGACGCGTACCTCGCCGAGAGCGGCGTCGTCGCGATCACGGGCGTCGACACGCGCAAGCTCACGCGCCACCTCCGCGACCACGGCTCGCAGAACTGCGCGGTGGGGCCGGAGCCGATCGAGGCGCTGCGGAAGAAGGCGCGCGAGGCGCCGGACATGTCCGGCTCCGACCTCGTGAAGCTCGTCACGCCGAAGGAGCGCTACGCGTTCGCGGACGGCCGCGGCGCGTGGAACGTCGATCCGAAGGGCGAGCGGAAGCGGTTCAGGGTCGTCGCGATCGACTACGGCGTGAAGAAGAACATCCTGCGCTGCCTCGTCGACACCGGCTGCGACGTGACGGTGGTGCCGGCGTCGACGAGCGCGGCGGACGTCCTCGCGCTCTCGCCCGACGGCGTGTTCCTCTCGAACGGCCCGGGCGATCCGGCGGCGGTGAGCTACGCGGTCGAGACGATCAAGGGCCTCCTCGGGAAGAAGCCGCTCTTCGGCATCTGCCTCGGGCACCAGCTCCTCGCCCTCGCGCTCGGCGGCAAGACCTACAAGTTGAAGTTCGGGCACCGCGGCGCGAACCAGCCGGTGAAGGACCTCGCGACCGGGCGCATCGAGATCACGACCCAGAACCACGGCTTCTGCGTCGACCTCGCCTCCCTGCCCTCCAGCGTCGTCAGCACCCACGTCCACCTGAACGACGGCACGAGCGAAGGCCTCGCGGCGAAGGACCTCGGGGCCTTCAGCGTCCAGTACCACCCCGAAGCCGCCGCCGGCCCCCACGATTCTCTCTATCTTTTCGAGCGCTTCCGCGAATCTATGGCGACCAAGCACTGA
- the rimO gene encoding 30S ribosomal protein S12 methylthiotransferase RimO produces MAKKRIHFVSLGCPKNRVDTEVMVGVAGEQRWELTSEADEAEVIVVNTCGFIGEAKKESIETIFEMAELKKLGACKKLVVTGCLSQRYPQELESQMPEVDHFLGSSDMLSLGKVLADPLDVAKRKVPRMLVGNPADWVMKAESPRVVTGSTASAYLKIAEGCNRACAFCTIPQFRGKQRSRTADDVVREASHLAAQGIVELNLISQDTVSWGRDLPKAGRESLARLVERVADVAGVRWVRVFYLYPETIDEALLDLLASHPRVVPYVDMPLQHASDAMLARMKRGHGKDRQKRVVERLRKHIPGLFLRTAFIVGHPGETDADFAELVDFVEWGQFDNVGVFKYSDEETAKSFAQDGKLRPVVVSNRWRKLMSLQRKIARRNNKRLVGREMDVLVEGPSEEHELVMAGRHAGQAPDVDGKVYLGGGEVTRGEMRRVRITQSADYDLVGDVIDDPPPRAAAAAKPKKRALPVFGSQLMSRGA; encoded by the coding sequence GTGGCGAAGAAGCGCATTCATTTCGTCAGTCTTGGCTGCCCGAAGAACCGGGTGGACACCGAGGTCATGGTCGGCGTCGCGGGCGAGCAGCGGTGGGAGCTCACGAGCGAGGCGGACGAGGCCGAGGTCATCGTCGTCAACACGTGCGGCTTCATCGGCGAGGCGAAGAAGGAGTCGATCGAGACGATCTTCGAGATGGCGGAGCTGAAGAAGCTCGGCGCGTGCAAGAAGCTCGTCGTGACGGGCTGCCTCTCGCAGCGCTACCCGCAAGAGCTCGAGTCGCAGATGCCGGAGGTCGACCACTTCCTCGGCTCGAGCGACATGCTCTCCCTCGGCAAGGTGCTCGCCGATCCGCTCGACGTCGCGAAGCGCAAGGTCCCTCGCATGCTGGTCGGGAACCCCGCCGACTGGGTGATGAAGGCCGAGAGCCCGCGCGTCGTCACCGGCTCGACCGCGAGCGCGTACCTGAAGATCGCGGAGGGCTGCAACCGCGCCTGCGCGTTCTGCACCATCCCGCAGTTCCGCGGGAAGCAGCGCTCGCGCACCGCCGACGACGTCGTCCGCGAGGCCTCGCACCTCGCGGCGCAAGGCATCGTCGAGCTGAACCTCATCTCGCAGGACACGGTGAGCTGGGGCCGCGACCTCCCGAAGGCCGGGCGCGAGTCGCTCGCGCGGCTCGTCGAGCGCGTCGCCGACGTCGCGGGCGTCCGCTGGGTACGTGTATTTTACCTGTATCCGGAGACGATCGACGAGGCGCTCCTCGACCTCCTCGCGAGCCACCCGCGCGTCGTGCCTTATGTCGACATGCCGCTCCAGCACGCGTCCGACGCGATGCTCGCGCGCATGAAGCGCGGCCACGGCAAGGACCGGCAGAAGCGCGTCGTGGAGCGGCTCCGCAAGCACATCCCGGGCCTCTTCCTCCGCACCGCGTTCATCGTCGGCCACCCCGGCGAGACGGACGCGGATTTCGCGGAGCTCGTAGACTTCGTCGAATGGGGGCAGTTCGACAACGTCGGTGTATTCAAGTACTCGGACGAGGAGACGGCGAAGAGCTTCGCGCAGGACGGCAAGCTGAGGCCGGTCGTCGTCTCGAACCGCTGGCGCAAGCTGATGAGCCTCCAGCGCAAGATCGCGCGCCGGAACAACAAGCGCCTCGTCGGCCGCGAGATGGACGTGCTCGTCGAGGGCCCGTCGGAGGAGCACGAGCTCGTGATGGCGGGCCGCCACGCGGGCCAGGCGCCGGACGTGGACGGGAAGGTCTACCTCGGCGGCGGCGAGGTCACGCGCGGCGAGATGCGCCGCGTCCGCATCACCCAGTCGGCCGACTACGACCTCGTCGGCGACGTCATCGACGATCCGCCCCCCCGCGCCGCCGCCGCCGCGAAGCCAAAGAAGCGCGCCCTCCCCGTCTTCGGCTCCCAGCTGATGTCCCGCGGCGCCTGA
- a CDS encoding PEGA domain-containing protein: MSDENKRGGGSDLDIFEGLGRKNSEKMPIAPPPPPGSSSYVQAARPAPIDAKKTLLGIPGPATPLAAPPPPPSTRPSSAGLIDAAHPASGSMRANGKSSDAPPGRGSLPNLAASKSNPPIEAAAPHRASGPHRLPSDPPPRPHNPAPRHHSSHPPPAIVKARAGKLDPDPYTDEDDAADTHVFEKHKVNEAQAKAALGHAPTQAFEQVPSTQNAGGSNDRTLARTNDGESLDTLVASSEQRAASERTSARLATAKTEMAMPAQPMPQPAPMPQPAPVPEPPDTASLSAAFGALGEPEAASISKSLRSSQPASGSMRSAPPPPPPSMKPGLTTQPAMPPPPPPPPGAAAPGMQTLPSAQQIALPPQSVPPPPVTQPYAAGAVSPSAPPPPVQSYPPAAPQQSLPPVARMDASYTFPEKKEPKSNGFVFAVLLTVMAIAGAAVFFFMPRTGTVVVNVADAKGGVVSKLEVTIDGAKKCDSAPCIVRDLPAGTHEVKVSAAGYEPVAAKAVAISGGKDVTTDFQLVAAKPSNGTGFKVAGPAGAKLTVDGKEIGVLPQELKDLEPGDHKLHFSGDRYAPLDKTITVGKDEIVDVGTVPLKVTKGKATIQLGTPGAKVTLVNGATKKEVPQFPMAIEFDPNEKWELQATKDGMDPYSEKIAFEDGQAEKTFTITLNPKGTAAARAAAEKPASAPVAAAMTPKAKVSSSSSDDEKPRKSTASESTGETALKINSLPASSIVLDGKPIGVTPQAHVTVTPGTHTIMFVNSEQSLKKTITVEVKAGETKAAFAKLRDE, translated from the coding sequence ATGTCAGACGAGAACAAGCGCGGCGGCGGATCCGACCTCGATATCTTCGAGGGTCTCGGTCGGAAGAACTCCGAGAAGATGCCGATCGCGCCCCCGCCTCCGCCAGGCTCCTCCTCTTACGTCCAGGCCGCGCGTCCTGCCCCCATCGACGCGAAGAAGACGCTGCTCGGCATCCCCGGCCCCGCCACGCCGCTCGCTGCGCCGCCGCCTCCCCCGTCGACGCGCCCCTCGAGCGCGGGCCTCATCGACGCCGCGCACCCGGCGTCGGGCTCGATGCGCGCGAACGGCAAGTCGTCGGACGCCCCGCCGGGCCGCGGCTCGCTCCCGAACCTCGCGGCGTCGAAGAGCAATCCGCCGATCGAGGCCGCCGCTCCGCACCGCGCGAGCGGCCCGCACCGCCTCCCCTCCGATCCCCCGCCGCGCCCGCACAACCCGGCGCCGCGCCATCACTCGAGCCATCCGCCGCCCGCGATCGTGAAGGCCCGCGCGGGCAAGCTCGATCCGGATCCGTACACGGACGAGGACGACGCGGCGGACACGCACGTCTTCGAGAAGCACAAGGTCAACGAGGCGCAGGCGAAGGCCGCCCTCGGCCACGCGCCGACGCAGGCGTTCGAGCAGGTCCCCTCGACGCAGAACGCAGGCGGCTCCAACGATCGCACGCTCGCGCGCACGAACGACGGCGAGTCGCTCGACACGCTCGTCGCGTCGTCGGAGCAGCGCGCCGCGTCCGAGCGCACGTCGGCGCGGCTCGCGACCGCGAAGACCGAGATGGCGATGCCCGCGCAGCCGATGCCGCAACCGGCGCCGATGCCGCAACCGGCGCCGGTCCCGGAGCCGCCGGACACCGCGTCGCTCTCCGCCGCGTTCGGCGCCCTCGGTGAGCCGGAGGCCGCGTCGATCTCGAAGAGCCTCCGCTCCTCGCAGCCCGCGAGCGGCTCGATGCGCTCGGCGCCCCCGCCGCCTCCGCCGTCGATGAAGCCGGGCCTCACGACCCAGCCCGCGATGCCGCCGCCGCCCCCTCCGCCGCCAGGCGCGGCCGCGCCCGGGATGCAGACGCTCCCTTCCGCGCAGCAGATCGCGCTGCCGCCGCAGTCGGTCCCGCCGCCGCCCGTCACGCAGCCGTACGCCGCCGGCGCCGTGTCGCCATCGGCGCCGCCGCCGCCGGTGCAGTCCTATCCGCCGGCCGCCCCGCAGCAGAGCCTGCCGCCGGTCGCGCGGATGGATGCAAGCTACACGTTCCCGGAGAAGAAGGAGCCGAAGAGCAACGGCTTCGTCTTCGCGGTCCTCCTGACCGTAATGGCGATCGCCGGCGCGGCGGTGTTCTTCTTCATGCCGCGCACGGGCACGGTGGTCGTGAACGTCGCCGACGCGAAGGGCGGCGTGGTCTCGAAGCTCGAGGTCACGATCGACGGCGCGAAGAAGTGCGACAGCGCCCCGTGCATCGTCCGCGACCTCCCCGCCGGCACGCACGAGGTGAAGGTCAGCGCCGCCGGCTACGAGCCGGTCGCGGCGAAGGCGGTCGCGATCTCGGGCGGCAAGGACGTGACGACGGACTTCCAGCTCGTCGCGGCGAAGCCTTCGAACGGCACCGGCTTCAAGGTCGCCGGCCCGGCGGGCGCGAAGCTCACCGTCGACGGCAAGGAGATCGGCGTCCTCCCGCAGGAGCTGAAGGACCTCGAGCCGGGCGATCACAAGCTCCACTTCAGCGGCGATCGCTACGCCCCGCTCGACAAGACGATCACGGTCGGCAAGGACGAGATCGTCGACGTCGGCACGGTCCCGCTGAAGGTGACGAAGGGCAAGGCGACGATCCAGCTCGGCACGCCGGGCGCGAAGGTCACGCTCGTCAACGGCGCCACGAAGAAGGAGGTCCCGCAGTTCCCGATGGCGATCGAGTTCGATCCCAACGAGAAGTGGGAGCTCCAGGCGACGAAGGACGGGATGGACCCCTACAGCGAGAAGATCGCGTTCGAGGACGGCCAGGCCGAGAAGACGTTCACGATCACGCTGAACCCGAAGGGCACCGCCGCCGCGAGGGCAGCCGCGGAGAAGCCGGCCTCCGCCCCGGTCGCCGCCGCGATGACGCCGAAGGCAAAGGTCTCCTCGTCGTCGAGCGACGACGAGAAGCCGAGGAAGTCCACCGCATCGGAATCGACCGGCGAAACGGCGCTGAAGATCAACTCCCTCCCCGCCTCCTCGATCGTCCTCGACGGCAAACCCATCGGCGTCACCCCGCAGGCACACGTCACCGTGACCCCGGGGACCCACACGATCATGTTCGTGAACTCGGAGCAGTCCCTGAAGAAGACGATCACGGTCGAGGTCAAGGCCGGCGAAACAAAGGCCGCCTTCGCGAAGCTGCGGGACGAGTAA